The Syngnathoides biaculeatus isolate LvHL_M chromosome 16, ASM1980259v1, whole genome shotgun sequence DNA segment tgcatctgattcaggataatacatggactggaggtggacttttaaaggcggactaacaggtctttgagggtcagaattctcgctgatagacaggtgttcaaatacttatttgcagctgtatcacacaactgaatcattaaaaaaaatcatacaactgaatcattaaaaaaaatcatacattctgatttctggattattatcagtggacatgcacctacgatgaaaatttcagacatctccatgatttcttagtgggataacttgcaatatagcagggtgttcaaatgcttattttcttcactgtagaaacAGTATGAAAAAACTGCAATTCTTCTTAGTTGCAGAAACTGATAGATGAATCATTGAGGCAGATTCTTCAACTTGTCCAAATCCTCAGATTTTAGCCTCACAGTAGtaaacattttgagatttttttactcctccatgaaagcagactaATGACCTTTGTACCTTTTCCAAAATAAGGCATtttcaaacatctgcttttatttaggaaaaaaaaatgagcaatacccccctgaaaatgaaaatgactagCCACCCTTCTGCCTTCACCCTGCAGAATTCCAGCCCTGCTGCTGCCACCCCTCCCAACCCTGGCAGCACCAACCAGCAGGTGCGCAAAAACCACGCGTGTGAAGCATGTGGGAAGGCCTTCCGCGACGTCTACCATCTCAACCGACACCGGCTGTCACACTCGGATGAGAAGCCCTACTCGTGTCCCGTCTGTCAGCAGCGCTTCAAGAGGAAAGACCGCATGAGCTATCACGTGCGCTCGCACCAGGGTGGCGTCGAGAAGCCCTACGTGTGCCCGCATTGTGCCAAGGCTTTCTCACGGTATGTCCATACACCGTCTGGCCTTGGGTATGTTCCGTGTAGTACTACCCTCTCCAAAACTTTGTGCTAAAATGGGCCAACGCAGTCCTCATAACTTGATGACTTACAGAATGtaagtaaatactgtacattgttgTAAATACAATGATTTATTACAGCCCCCCCTGCCCCTTTGCAGTAACAAACTATTTAAACAGAAAGTAAAGCACAACATCGTACTGCACTGAAGGTGTGTGactcaaaatttgaaaaacataacaaaacaaCGATCGACAATATTGCAGGGGCACAAATGAAGAACCATGATATAGCAGGGGTTCACTGGATTAGTCTTGATCATTGTCTGGTGTTTGCTTTGTTCCAGCCCAGACCACCTCAACAGTCACGTGCGTCAGGTACACTCCACTGAGAGACCCTTCAAGTGCACGGTAACGCTGCCCACAACCTTTTGAAGGTGCCTGGCCGACCATTGAGTTAAAGCCAATTGTctttgtggtcttttttttgtctttcccaCAGACTTGTACATCAGCATTCGCCACACGGGACCGCCTGCGGGCGCATCTGATCCGCCACGAGGAGAAAGTGCCATGTCACATCTGCGGGAAACTTCTGTCAGCGGCGTACATCACAGACCACATGCGGGTCCACAACCAATCGCAGCACCACGCATGCCACCTCTGCAACCGTAGTAAGAGACAAACACTTGCACACAATTTATTCAAATCGAACATCTCTCATATACAGCGGTACCTTGATTTAGGAGTTCCCCAATTTTCCCAGTTTCAATCCATCAATTAATCTTTCactttgctttgtgttgtgaCCCCAAAATTGAGCTTGGAGTGAGATTCAGATACACCACTTCTTCAGtgaagtaaaaaatataatccatgaCACATGATTATTTTAATCTACAACACACGATCATGTTACAGGTACATGTacaatggttgccagtcagtgacCTGGTAATTATGGTTACAGAGTGGGAGGTGGGTATTTACACTTCTGTTGACTCAACTACTGGGGACTTTGGGTGTTGGGCACCCGGTAGATGCTCCCCGCCCCTCCCCACCTTCCTACCCCCTTTCTTGGCCGCTCGACTGCCAATTCTTCTAACAGGCACTTAACATGGACTCGCTTTTAGCGGGCTGTGACCTTTTTCAGGTGCAAGCTGACTCTTGCATTGGGCCCTGTTGGCGGCTGGGGCCCCCATAATCTCTGGTGATGGCAAGGCCGTTGCTCTGCACTAGATGGGGGGTGGGTGCCAGTGGTTTAGTACCCATGCCCCTCCCTTTTGGACTGGTTATGTCCAGAGGAGTGGGTGGCAACCCCCTGGCAGGGGTCTCTGTGGGATAGGCTCACTGGCTTGGCCCCCACTTTAGAGTAGAGGGGCCTGAACCCACCCTGAATATGCCATCACAGAAACTCTGTACGGCAGTTTATTTTCAGGTGAAGGAAAAGCATCTGATCTTTCTTGCAGTAGGTGCCGTTCTTACTGAATATTGTCACAAAACACAGTATTCTCTGGTACTTAAAAGAGCACGCTAAGTGAACTAAATCAACTGGCTATATGGGAAAAATGCTGTTTTGGGACCTGTCACAGATTAGGGTATTTCAACTAATTTCAAAGAGGAAACTTGatttgatgtacagtacaaaattacAAGCTTAGTCATGGACTGAATTAAACTCTTAAGTCAAGGTACAGCTTGATAAATCTCACACATGGTAGACAGTTGCTCTAGTCTTCAACATTTCAGCCAAAGCGTAAAAGAGGTCCAGTTTGACTTGACATTTTTGCCTTACAGGCTTCACTACGTTGACGTACTTGCGGGTCCATGCGCAGAAGCACCATGGCCAGGAATGGAAGGAGAGCGGCGGCGCCCGCGGTGGCTTCGGCGGGGCAGGGCCTGGCGGGGTGCTCCTTTGCCAGCTGTGCGGTGTGCAGTGCAAAACCACCACCCAGCTCCAGGGCCACATGGGTACGCACGCCAATCAGGTGGAGACTGACCCGGAAGGCGCCGGCCCTGTGGGCGAAGCTCCACCCGGCATGGCCGTCGCTGtgtctgggggtgggggtggcaaCAGCACGGTGGGGCTGCTGGTGACTGACTGCTCCAGCATCACTGCGCAGACACACAGCTAGCACGAGCAGGGCAGAAGATGGGAAATGGGGTCAGCGTGTTGGGAACACTTGATCACATCATGATGACGCCATGATACTGACATCAATACAAACTATTCGGTCAAAGTGCGATGAGGCTGAGATCCTTCTGGCTGCAATATCTATTATAGTGCTTTATATACACCAgggatgccccccccccgccccccaagatctactttccaAGCAGCCAACCACTCGGCAGGGAGCGGGGGCAGTATCGCAGCGAGAGGGGTGGAGCAACCAAGAGACAGACTATTTAAATAGGAAGCCATCTTGCTAGAACAAACCTTTATGTGCACATTCGCAGTGACGTGTCAGAAGAGGCTAGGATTCATCAAACCGCATGTCAATCAATCAACCTGAACGATGgaggtattggccacacctccatcaagtgacgagatggatgataggctgacatctttttttgtgtgtgtgcatgagccGGGGGGTCGAGATCAACCATAATTGCCTTAGAGATCGACAGGTCAATGGCGATCAGAGCATTGGGCACCTTGATCTCCACCATCATGCGGGCTAGAGCACTTTACAGAAGCTCAcacatacattcatccatcaatggGCAGCTGGGCCCACTGGAAGCAATTTAGGGTTTAGTGTCTTGCCCAGGGATTTCCACAGTGGACAGTCAgagccaggattcgaacccttCAGTCACTGGGCAACCCACACTACTAAGTGAGCGACAGCCATGTCACTGGGAATCATTGTTAGTCATTCCCTACTGCATAATCACTGGACTGGTAATTTTGTATAGTTGACCTAGATAGTTCCATCCTAAAAATATCCATTTATAGTGGTTAGGGAGTGGGAATGAGTGAATAATTTTGAATAACGTATGATGTTTGTATAGTAAACCATGTAGTTGACACATCAGTGAAACGCCGAAGCATTACATTAAACTCCTCCTGTCACTTCAATTAATGTCAAGCTCAGACAAAGTTACCGGTAGGTCCAATAGATTTTCAGAATACCAACAAGACCCACCACTCATGGTATACACATTCCTAAggttgtgcaattgggcaatttgttcaaATGCGGTGTGTTAATAAAAATAGCAGTGTCgtattcaatcagtgaggtaaTCAATTTTGTGACAAACAGAGGTGAATTAGGTGtcccctatttaaggatgaagccagcacctgttgatcatgcatttctccttgaaagcctgaggaaaatttGTCATTTATCATGTTGTTCAGATGAACAGTatgctttgattaaaagtttgattggacaGGGGGAACCTTATCAAGAGTTAGAAAAATTTGCCTTAAGATAAAGaacaaaaccagagacacgtggcagaaaatggaagacaaccatcgATATGGattgcagaataaccagaatggcaaagtcTCAGCGattgatcagctccaggatgatcaaagacagtctggagttacctgtacGTATTGTGACAGAGAGAAGACGTCTCTGCGAAGCTAATCCATTTGCAAGAATCCCCTGCAAAATCCctctatggggaaaaaaagccatgtgaagaagaggctacaatttagCAAAGAATACATCAACTAGACTAAAGACAAAGGGAGGAATAGTTTGTGAACTgatgtaaaattgttctttttgagtCCACGCAGACAGTTTGTGTGACGACCCCCAAAGTCTGAATTCAAGCCCCAGTCCACAATCAAGACAGTAAAGCAttgtggtgcaagcatcatgatatgggcatgtttctcctactatgatGTTGGGCCcatttatcgcataccagggatcatggatctctttgcatgtcaaaatacttgaaaaggtcatgttgccttatgctgaagaggaaaCAGTTATTTCAACGAGACAATGACCCCACACACACTACTAAACATGCAAAATCTTGGTTCCAAGCCAAAGTTAGTGTCATGGAGTGCCCAGCCATTGCAATCACCATAccttaatccaattgagaatttgtggggtgttggttttctgagactctactgcacctactggtaacttgtttgacatagcaataaaaaatactgtaaatgtagaTTGATCTGATTAGTCACATTgaactattattttgaacactgaaAATCTGTCatgccagaattttttttctacgtagtgatgtcactgatggtgtagtggtgcacacgcctgcctttggtgcggggagcgtgggatcaattTCCACTCAGTGATTATGTCAATAtctgccttgcgactgactagcgaccagttcacggtgtagtccaccttttgctcaaagctagctgggatagtctccagctttcccgtgaccattgtgagaaTGGGGGgattggataatgacatgacatgacatagtGACGTCCTCAACTGATCCTTTGTTATGTTCCTCCACATTGACCGATAGGAAGACAGAATGCCCTCTATCATTTCAGAGGTGGACAAAAGTGAAAGGAATGTGCTGTATTGAAATTTTGCAAACATATTTCTCTCACTTTACTAGAGTAGCTTCTACGTTTACTAATCCTTACCATTTTCTCCTTCTGTTTATCgtgaggtggcacagtggtgactagttagagcgtctgcctctcagttctgaggaccgaggttcaaattccagccttgGCTCTGtagagtttttatgttctccctgtgtgtgcgtgggttttctccaggcactccggtttcctcccacatctccaaaacatccattaattgaagaccctaGATTGGCATAGCTGTGAtattgagtgtgaatggttggttgtttccatgtgccctccgattggctggcaaccagttcagggtgtaccccccctcctggtcgaagatagctgggatagcctccagcacgcccacaacccttgtgagaataagcggcttagataatagatggatgttaATAGGGAAGCTGATGGCAAACGTTAGCTCAAACCTGTGACCTAATGTCAAGGTGTTCACAAATTTACCTCTGTTTGGAgaatagacagatagacagccATACTTCCCTCTCTCGCCATCCAGGAACATGTccaaattctctttttttttttttttttttttaccctttccGTGCAAAGAATAAACACCTTGACACAAAGTGCTTCCGTTGCTAGGACTGAATGACAGCTGCTTTTGACCTCTGCCCTCATGGACCGCGCTCTCAGCTCATAGCACGCGATGATCAATTGTGGTCTGGTCATTTTCATACTTGTAGTGTGGCTACTCGCCCGGAACAAGCAACACATATTTATAACATGTCTTGTGAGCAACAAAAATAGTTGTGTATTCTGAGCATCCCCTTAATTTCTAGGCGCCAAGATGCTAGAAGATGGTGGAAAAGCACTACATGAAGCTCATAAACACACTCCAACATAGTTTTTTGGCTCTGCGGTAGCGAGAAAGAACCACACAAAGCTCCTCAAGTCACTTCGACATAGTTCCTTGAAACTGTTATTGAAGCACAAAATGAAGGCGGGGTGGCACGTGAGAGTGAATGGTTCGTTGGTGGtttatatttgccctgcgattctCTGCCaatcagttcggggtgtaccctgcctcctccctgaagatagctgggatagtcttcaGCATTCCTGCaatacttgtgaggataagcggcttggatcatggatggatggatggataaaagaagTTAATTAACAGTTCCTTGGCATAAAGATTGCGCTGAAGCACTACTTTTACATTGAATAGTTCTTtggcttcaaaacaaaaacagcgacTCTTCAGCGAATAACAGAagagttttttattttaaaggtaaATTTCAAATGCGCGATGGAACACAAATACcgtattttattttcagaccATGACCCATGAATGTGTCTTATGAAGAAATTCAAACGATACAATGGAAACGTAATTTTGTATAATGCGCAAAGAATCGtagcatatacagtactgtatttacttttcTTGTTACCAACTGTTGTTCGCTACACTGAAGATGCATGGTGGGCTCTAACGAGGGCACGAGATGGAGTGTTTTTATATATGATAGTGGACCTGGGTATTTCCAAAAAACGTCCAGTACAAGTTATTTTGGAGTCAGGAATTACTAAATTatcactgtttgaaatcattcactCGGAGGGAGTCAAGACGAGAGAATTGATGGGAAGGGATTCCCAACACAAGACATCTCGGCCTCATCGTACTTGACAGAGTGGGGGAAAGCCCCTTAATGACATCATGATGTTATCAAAACCTCCTCATAATTTGGGGGTCCAAGGCCTCATAACGGTTGCACCTTCTCCTTTGAATATCATCGACATTTGTCGCCAACATGTGGCGggaaagcccagcaaaggagaCTTGAAGAAGAGAGTAACAAAGACTCTCCAGACTTTGTATATATTCCTGTTTTTATCTGAAAAACATTCCATAGATTCTCAAGTATGCGTGAGATGCTGCTGGGATTCTTCACTGACGTCagcatgtgcgtgcgtgcgaaTGTGTGCAGTTTTTGTATATCAACATTGAATGTGCTCAATGATGAATTTGACCTGTACTTTGTAGCTCCCCCAGTGGTCCACTAATATGGAAGTACGTATATCTGTGCCAGCTTCTTTTGAATTTTCGAGTTTCTTTATCATCACACGTGAAAAATTCAATGTCAAAGAAATCCAACCTCTTCAAAAGTTCAGTGGAAAATAATTCACATCCAAATAGTCAACATCTGGAAAAAGGTTAGTGCAGAAATTGTATCatttctttcattaaaaaaaaaagtgtgtaaaaaaagtcatgcaaaaattcaacatcttaaaaaaaacacgtatGAGAGATTCAAAATCTCAAAAAGCTCAGTGTAAAAAACTGCAAACTGAAAAATAGCATCCAAAAAAATCAGTGTAATAATTCAAAAAGTATTTTGAagagtaatgtaaaaaaattaacataaaaAATTTGGTATTTTTATCACAGAGAAAATATAATCCCcctaaaaatcttttcaatgtaaatgtaaacaaatataaaataaatctcAAATTCAGTGTATGGAGAGGTCCATCGATTGGTTAATAATTTATGAAATTAATGAACTTTTGAAAATTAATTACTCATTTAGAGACCTTATTTAACTGAAAATGACCCAAATCAAAATTGCAGCCTCTTGAC contains these protein-coding regions:
- the LOC133514066 gene encoding myc-associated zinc finger protein-like isoform X1 — translated: MDTSWSNFLFQTPATPGQQEAPLQAELLPELSGSAESPLGEHLVTPPSTVDTAALSEEPLPVKALPTKAPRPAHICATCNKEFKNSYNLRRHQSVHTGIKMKDRAAREKEEAGGKVLPKQSIPLSLLQLALPPQQLPQLPPEHTSPDPLDSLPQPGQQVSVSVAPVTITMTMPPPQPIQSSTVVVVSAVEQNSSPAAATPPNPGSTNQQVRKNHACEACGKAFRDVYHLNRHRLSHSDEKPYSCPVCQQRFKRKDRMSYHVRSHQGGVEKPYVCPHCAKAFSRPDHLNSHVRQVHSTERPFKCTTCTSAFATRDRLRAHLIRHEEKVPCHICGKLLSAAYITDHMRVHNQSQHHACHLCNRSFTTLTYLRVHAQKHHGQEWKESGGARGGFGGAGPGGVLLCQLCGVQCKTTTQLQGHMGTHANQVETDPEGAGPVGEAPPGMAVAVSGGGGGNSTVGLLVTDCSSITAQTHS
- the LOC133514066 gene encoding myc-associated zinc finger protein-like isoform X2, producing MDTSWSNFLFQTPATPGQQEAPLQAELLPELSGSAESPLGEHLVTPPSTVDTAALSEEPLPVKALPTKAPRPAHICATCNKEFKNSYNLRRHQSVHTGIKMKDRAAREKEEAGGKVLPKQSIPLSLLQLALPPQQLPQLPPEHTSPDPLDSLPQPGQQVSVSVAPVTITMTMPPPQPIQSSTVVVVSAVEQNSSPAAATPPNPGSTNQQRFKRKDRMSYHVRSHQGGVEKPYVCPHCAKAFSRPDHLNSHVRQVHSTERPFKCTTCTSAFATRDRLRAHLIRHEEKVPCHICGKLLSAAYITDHMRVHNQSQHHACHLCNRSFTTLTYLRVHAQKHHGQEWKESGGARGGFGGAGPGGVLLCQLCGVQCKTTTQLQGHMGTHANQVETDPEGAGPVGEAPPGMAVAVSGGGGGNSTVGLLVTDCSSITAQTHS